The following are encoded together in the Nitrospira sp. genome:
- a CDS encoding sigma 54-interacting transcriptional regulator: MSLPPLHPVPSENPLLDRVLSSLDIAVFERNGMTGEFSLQGRAPEWWHARCGPEPRPVLDLDLWSPFLKDYLIADDPARNAEATTVEKSGPWTETDGQGRTMTFEATVLSIEARTILLIECLGTGFEQMRAIVQRARERVLAETIASKAQRKTETRLIHQLEASERTKDDALALLQHLGLAALVLDERGRITFASDRGLELLGVAAEEALGREWETVFPINEQDRVMLRQLIEAPTNGRIVGPLCLRKPNPSWVELGIHHDPRHPDRRILVVTDRTELHALRRVLKEQSSFHDLVGKSPAMLRVYQLVRDVASVDTTVLIEGETGTGKELIARAIHSVSERRNKPFIAANCAGLTDSLLTSQLFGHKRGAFTGAVNDQQGLFEAADGGTLFLDEIGDIPPPVQTALLRVLQEKEITRLGEARPRKVNVRVVAATHHNLSEDVVRGSFRADLLYRIRVARIHLPPLRERREDIPLLAQSFLATICTAAAKTVDFLKPDALHRLMSYVWPGNVRELRSAIEFAVISCKGREVSADDLPPEIVGASAVLDPSASVPLPEHDEKARLLAALADAKGNRTEAARRLGVSRATFYRRLIELHIQPR; the protein is encoded by the coding sequence ATGAGTTTACCGCCGCTCCATCCCGTTCCCTCCGAGAACCCACTCCTCGATCGTGTGCTGTCGAGTCTCGATATCGCGGTCTTTGAGCGGAACGGGATGACAGGAGAGTTTTCCCTTCAAGGGCGTGCACCTGAATGGTGGCATGCGCGCTGCGGTCCCGAACCACGCCCGGTGTTGGACCTTGACCTCTGGTCACCATTCTTGAAGGACTACCTCATTGCAGATGATCCGGCCCGGAACGCAGAAGCCACTACGGTGGAGAAGTCGGGGCCATGGACGGAGACGGATGGCCAGGGCCGCACGATGACGTTTGAGGCCACGGTATTGTCCATAGAAGCTCGTACGATCTTACTCATTGAATGTTTAGGGACCGGGTTTGAGCAGATGCGAGCCATTGTGCAACGAGCCCGAGAACGTGTGCTTGCCGAAACCATTGCTTCAAAGGCTCAGCGCAAAACGGAGACACGTCTGATTCATCAGCTCGAAGCCAGCGAACGCACGAAAGACGACGCATTGGCTCTGCTTCAACACCTCGGGCTCGCAGCGCTTGTTCTCGATGAACGTGGCCGTATCACCTTTGCCAGCGATCGCGGACTTGAATTGCTCGGCGTCGCGGCCGAGGAGGCGCTCGGGCGTGAGTGGGAAACGGTATTTCCGATTAACGAACAGGACCGTGTGATGCTCCGCCAGCTGATCGAAGCTCCAACGAACGGCCGGATCGTCGGACCATTGTGTCTGAGGAAGCCCAATCCCTCTTGGGTTGAACTGGGTATTCATCACGATCCCCGACACCCCGATCGGAGAATCCTGGTGGTGACCGACCGCACGGAGCTCCATGCGCTCCGGCGTGTGCTCAAGGAGCAGTCCTCGTTTCATGATCTTGTGGGGAAGAGCCCTGCGATGCTTCGCGTGTACCAACTGGTCCGAGATGTGGCCTCGGTTGACACCACGGTGCTGATCGAAGGTGAAACGGGGACCGGAAAAGAATTGATTGCACGCGCCATCCATTCAGTCAGCGAAAGACGGAACAAACCGTTCATTGCCGCCAACTGTGCCGGCTTGACCGATTCACTCCTCACGAGTCAACTCTTCGGCCACAAGCGAGGGGCCTTTACCGGGGCTGTCAATGACCAACAGGGATTATTCGAAGCCGCGGACGGCGGAACCTTGTTCCTCGATGAAATCGGCGATATCCCGCCGCCGGTTCAAACAGCGCTTCTGCGGGTGCTGCAGGAGAAGGAAATTACCCGCCTGGGAGAAGCCAGACCACGCAAGGTGAATGTGCGTGTGGTGGCGGCCACGCACCATAATTTAAGCGAAGACGTCGTTCGTGGCTCATTTCGTGCCGATCTTCTGTATCGGATCCGTGTCGCCAGAATACACCTTCCCCCGCTCAGAGAACGCCGAGAAGATATCCCGTTGCTCGCACAATCCTTCCTGGCGACCATTTGTACGGCCGCCGCGAAGACCGTCGACTTCCTGAAACCGGACGCGCTCCATCGGCTGATGAGCTATGTCTGGCCAGGAAACGTACGTGAGCTGCGGAGTGCGATTGAATTCGCCGTCATCAGCTGCAAGGGGAGGGAAGTGTCTGCCGACGATCTTCCTCCGGAAATTGTGGGAGCCTCAGCCGTTCTGGATCCTTCCGCTTCGGTCCCGCTTCCTGAGCACGATGAGAAAGCCCGATTGCTAGCCGCGCTCGCGGATGCCAAAGGCAATCGAACAGAGGCGGCCAGACGCCTGGGAGTCAGCAGGGCCACGTTCTATCGACGCCTCATCGAACTCCATATCCAGCCTCGTTAG
- a CDS encoding agmatinase family protein has translation MAKKRTYQGKVPLHDKYGPEAKFAVEAEALLPTTKYEEEVARGLELGLPGADSIKDRRIPTFSRGELPHFAGINTFTKAPYVEDVRKCGEYDVAILGAPFDGGTTYRAGTRFGPQGIRKISALYGTYSFELGVDLRESISMCDLGDVFTIPGNIEKTFDQVSKGVGHVYASGAFPVVLGGDHSLGFATVRGVAQNMNGKKLGILHFDRHVDTQETDLDERMHTTPWFHATNIPNVPAKNLVQIGIGGWQAPRPGVKSGRERQTTIMTVTDCVEMGIENAAKQALEVAFDGVDAVWLSFDVDCLDAAFVPGTGWPEPGGFLPREVLKFLQIIADTKPLAGMEIVECSPPYDAAEITSLMATRVICDVLACQVRSGNLANRKQR, from the coding sequence ATGGCAAAGAAGAGAACATACCAAGGCAAGGTTCCTCTACATGACAAGTACGGGCCGGAGGCGAAATTTGCCGTCGAAGCGGAGGCGCTGCTGCCGACGACGAAATATGAAGAGGAAGTGGCCCGAGGTCTTGAATTAGGCCTGCCTGGTGCCGATTCCATCAAAGATCGCCGCATTCCCACCTTTAGTCGCGGAGAGCTCCCGCATTTCGCGGGCATCAATACCTTCACCAAAGCGCCGTATGTCGAAGACGTCCGCAAATGTGGGGAATACGATGTCGCCATTCTCGGAGCGCCGTTCGACGGCGGAACCACCTATCGGGCGGGTACCCGGTTCGGCCCGCAGGGCATCCGCAAGATTTCGGCCTTATATGGGACGTACAGTTTCGAGCTGGGCGTGGATCTCCGGGAGTCCATTTCCATGTGCGATCTTGGTGACGTCTTTACGATTCCTGGCAACATCGAAAAGACGTTCGATCAAGTCAGCAAAGGGGTCGGCCATGTCTACGCGAGCGGGGCCTTTCCCGTGGTATTGGGTGGAGACCATTCGCTTGGCTTTGCCACCGTGCGGGGCGTGGCTCAGAACATGAACGGCAAGAAACTCGGCATCCTGCACTTCGACCGGCATGTGGATACGCAGGAGACGGATCTCGATGAACGTATGCACACCACGCCGTGGTTCCATGCGACCAATATCCCCAACGTGCCGGCCAAGAATCTTGTTCAGATCGGCATCGGCGGCTGGCAAGCGCCCAGACCCGGCGTGAAGTCCGGCCGTGAACGCCAAACCACGATCATGACCGTGACCGACTGCGTGGAAATGGGCATCGAGAATGCCGCGAAGCAAGCGCTCGAAGTGGCATTTGATGGGGTGGATGCGGTGTGGCTGAGCTTCGACGTGGATTGCTTGGATGCGGCCTTTGTGCCAGGCACCGGCTGGCCTGAGCCGGGCGGCTTTCTTCCGCGTGAAGTGCTGAAGTTTCTCCAGATCATCGCGGACACGAAGCCGCTGGCCGGGATGGAAATCGTCGAGTGTTCACCACCCTACGACGCGGCGGAGATTACCAGCCTCATGGCCACTCGGGTGATCTGCGATGTCTTGGCATGCCAAGTACGATCCGGGAACCTGGCCAACCGAAAACAGCGCTGA
- a CDS encoding class I SAM-dependent methyltransferase, which translates to MLQDADALPQLVGDYKPLDQWQTHLNQLFYGLRGDRLRSYYQTFASADFRLAHALAADYYEGVMKREQNRSRQSSSSDRVTILELGPGNGNLAACFLSHLKTLDARGRIYPRLRYVLMDWEQPMLDGALAHADLVPHRDHVDTLCGSVEHLAGVADGSVDRIICNELWNDLPTKLLAKHGGEVEEEYIRPNLSETLHATIQDWSAFVRAFQAKDFDALKTFPPFLDELVWEKEYRKVEWKDVPYRKTIVEFLQRIDQEVLVPVNMGAFATLKEAKRLLAPDAIGFSAFDAGTNDLKVLNDPEKPCYGQFGGQYSFMINFALVEAVAKHVGLTAATIEPQREFVGRSLNTNAITLMELLATHPSAGPKLQPWEQDRLVLKTIRTLNETFESPYHRRLEFPLSTNMPPEEHETLGAILRSLKDDGIPDTVAYVTEDELIRAQRDLEGLGYEIEAIKMALQVPPSPIEYCHFSCR; encoded by the coding sequence ATGCTGCAAGACGCCGATGCCCTCCCTCAGCTTGTCGGAGACTATAAGCCGCTTGATCAGTGGCAGACTCACCTCAACCAGCTCTTCTACGGGCTGAGAGGGGATCGACTCCGATCCTACTACCAAACCTTTGCCTCGGCGGATTTCCGGCTGGCCCATGCGTTGGCGGCCGATTACTACGAAGGCGTGATGAAGCGAGAGCAGAATCGGAGTCGCCAGTCGTCATCCTCCGATCGTGTAACGATTTTGGAGCTCGGTCCCGGCAACGGTAACCTTGCCGCCTGTTTCCTCAGTCATCTCAAGACACTCGATGCACGGGGCCGCATCTACCCACGTCTGCGCTATGTCTTGATGGATTGGGAACAACCAATGCTGGACGGGGCTTTGGCTCACGCAGACCTGGTGCCCCATCGGGATCATGTGGACACCTTGTGTGGTTCTGTAGAGCATCTAGCAGGAGTGGCCGATGGGTCGGTCGATCGAATCATCTGTAACGAACTATGGAACGACCTACCGACGAAGTTGTTGGCGAAACACGGAGGTGAGGTTGAGGAAGAGTATATCCGTCCCAACCTCAGCGAAACACTGCACGCGACGATTCAGGACTGGTCGGCATTCGTTCGAGCATTCCAAGCCAAGGACTTCGATGCGCTCAAGACCTTTCCGCCGTTTCTCGACGAATTGGTGTGGGAGAAGGAGTACCGCAAGGTTGAGTGGAAGGATGTACCCTATCGGAAAACGATCGTGGAGTTTCTCCAACGCATCGACCAAGAGGTGTTGGTGCCGGTGAATATGGGAGCCTTTGCCACCCTCAAAGAGGCAAAGCGGCTTTTGGCTCCGGACGCCATCGGGTTCAGCGCCTTCGATGCAGGGACCAATGACCTCAAGGTCCTGAACGATCCGGAGAAGCCCTGTTACGGCCAGTTCGGCGGGCAATACAGTTTCATGATCAACTTCGCGCTCGTCGAAGCCGTGGCGAAGCATGTGGGCCTCACGGCGGCGACCATCGAGCCGCAACGAGAGTTCGTGGGGCGATCGCTGAATACGAACGCGATCACGCTCATGGAGCTCTTAGCCACCCATCCGTCCGCGGGACCGAAGCTGCAGCCGTGGGAGCAAGACCGTCTCGTGCTCAAGACCATCCGAACGTTGAACGAAACATTTGAGAGTCCTTATCACCGGCGGCTGGAATTTCCGCTCAGCACGAACATGCCGCCGGAAGAACATGAGACCTTGGGGGCCATCCTACGTTCATTGAAAGACGACGGCATTCCTGACACCGTCGCGTACGTGACCGAAGACGAACTCATCCGTGCGCAGAGAGATCTTGAAGGCCTCGGATACGAGATCGAGGCCATCAAGATGGCCTTGCAGGTTCCGCCCAGCCCGATCGAATATTGTCACTTTTCCTGTCGGTGA
- a CDS encoding carbohydrate-binding protein: MRKRILDSTQKQVVSDDSNWLNLDNLADVEVTSEDPARPIEAALLPNRSSGWRAGGLGEQTIRLLFSSPQRIRRIWLNFVESESERTQEYALRWSHDGGKTFRDIVRQQWNFSPQGSTRETEDHHVDLPGVTALELHIIPDIGGNSIPASLERMRVA; this comes from the coding sequence ATGCGCAAACGAATCCTCGATTCAACTCAGAAGCAAGTGGTCTCCGACGATTCTAACTGGTTGAATCTGGACAATCTGGCAGACGTCGAAGTCACCTCAGAAGATCCCGCCCGTCCCATTGAAGCCGCACTGCTACCCAACCGATCGTCAGGATGGCGAGCAGGCGGACTGGGCGAGCAAACGATCCGGCTGCTTTTTTCGTCTCCACAGCGAATTCGTCGAATCTGGCTGAACTTCGTGGAGTCTGAAAGCGAACGGACGCAAGAATATGCATTGCGCTGGTCTCACGATGGAGGGAAAACCTTCCGAGATATCGTCCGTCAACAGTGGAACTTCAGCCCCCAAGGGTCGACCCGCGAAACAGAAGATCACCATGTCGACCTTCCCGGGGTCACGGCACTTGAGCTCCACATCATTCCTGACATCGGTGGGAACAGTATCCCGGCATCACTTGAACGAATGCGGGTGGCCTAA
- a CDS encoding amino acid permease — MVSHESSGTVPPAPASQPSETLRRSLSLWNSLTIGFATVSPVAGLYAIIGVQTVVTGGGWFPALALCLVMQLLVATVYAELSSQIPIAGGAYKWARQLGGATTGTYAGAIYVSSTIAMLTTTAYTGGVWLAIFFGSTSGTGVTLVICGALFLLVCTVLNLVHVSVFKFLISLGVYAEIVGSFGVALLLFFFFRQHDFSELLAHLGTGTAPSQTAAFLAALAISGWAFIGFDACSTIAEETHDPKRMVPRAIFFSLCMVGSVVLFNSAALTLSFNRETLQQTSAASDPVTPVIVANFGAWAETPFLAIVMIAFLACGSSMVQYTSRIVFSMAREGSMPVVLSRVTAAGAPRNAVLFTVLLATLGLLFGLNDEAVATVLAFGTGGLYAMFAMTTGVGLYTRLTGRWDPSLGQLKLGSWGLLINMAAFLWSAFEFVNIAWPRPYATSPNAPWWQLWAVPLVLGSILTVTTLYVLVGRHEASAHPRKAEPQKE; from the coding sequence ATGGTAAGTCACGAAAGTTCAGGTACGGTTCCTCCGGCCCCCGCTTCGCAACCTTCCGAGACGCTCCGCCGCAGCCTCAGCCTCTGGAACAGCCTAACCATCGGCTTCGCAACGGTCTCACCGGTGGCGGGACTCTATGCCATTATCGGTGTGCAGACGGTTGTGACGGGTGGCGGTTGGTTTCCGGCGCTGGCGCTCTGTCTAGTGATGCAGTTGTTAGTCGCCACGGTGTATGCGGAGTTGTCCTCGCAGATTCCGATCGCGGGAGGCGCATACAAATGGGCCAGGCAGCTCGGAGGGGCCACCACCGGCACGTACGCCGGGGCCATCTATGTCAGCTCCACGATTGCGATGCTGACCACGACCGCCTACACTGGCGGGGTCTGGCTGGCGATATTCTTCGGATCTACAAGCGGGACGGGAGTGACGCTGGTCATTTGCGGCGCGCTGTTTCTGCTGGTCTGCACCGTCCTCAATCTCGTCCACGTCTCGGTCTTTAAGTTCCTCATCTCCTTGGGGGTCTATGCAGAAATCGTCGGCTCGTTCGGCGTTGCGCTGTTGCTGTTCTTCTTTTTTCGGCAGCATGATTTTTCTGAACTGTTGGCCCATCTAGGGACAGGCACCGCACCCAGTCAAACAGCGGCGTTTCTCGCGGCGCTCGCTATTTCCGGGTGGGCGTTCATCGGCTTCGATGCCTGCTCAACCATCGCCGAGGAAACGCACGATCCGAAGCGGATGGTGCCGCGTGCGATCTTTTTCTCGCTCTGCATGGTGGGAAGCGTCGTGCTCTTCAACTCCGCCGCGCTGACCTTGAGCTTTAACCGCGAAACCCTGCAGCAGACGAGTGCCGCCTCCGATCCTGTCACACCGGTGATCGTCGCCAATTTTGGCGCCTGGGCAGAGACTCCGTTTCTGGCCATCGTCATGATCGCGTTCTTGGCTTGCGGGTCATCTATGGTCCAGTACACCTCCCGGATCGTGTTCTCCATGGCGCGGGAAGGTAGTATGCCGGTAGTCCTCAGTCGAGTGACCGCTGCCGGCGCACCGCGGAATGCCGTACTGTTCACAGTGCTGCTGGCCACGCTTGGCCTGCTCTTTGGCCTCAATGATGAAGCAGTCGCGACGGTCCTGGCATTCGGGACGGGCGGCTTGTACGCCATGTTTGCGATGACCACGGGGGTTGGGCTCTACACCAGGCTCACAGGTCGCTGGGACCCCTCGTTAGGTCAACTGAAACTCGGCTCGTGGGGACTCCTGATCAATATGGCAGCGTTTCTCTGGTCGGCATTTGAGTTTGTCAATATTGCGTGGCCACGTCCCTATGCCACGTCGCCCAATGCGCCCTGGTGGCAACTCTGGGCTGTCCCGCTGGTATTAGGTAGCATACTCACGGTGACGACGCTGTATGTCCTCGTCGGCAGGCACGAGGCATCAGCCCATCCGAGAAAGGCCGAGCCACAGAAAGAATGA
- a CDS encoding HPF/RaiA family ribosome-associated protein — MQIQVNTDNHIHGREEIVALVETSVEGAVGRFRDRITRVEAHLSDTNSHKTKGDDIRCVLEARLAGHQPIAVTHQAATVELAVGGAADKLERSVESTLGRLKDR, encoded by the coding sequence ATGCAGATTCAGGTCAATACCGATAATCATATCCATGGGCGCGAGGAGATCGTCGCGCTTGTTGAGACCAGTGTCGAGGGAGCGGTTGGGCGATTTCGTGATCGGATTACTCGAGTCGAAGCGCATCTCAGCGACACCAACAGCCATAAGACCAAGGGGGACGACATCCGATGTGTGCTGGAAGCCAGGCTAGCCGGCCACCAGCCCATCGCCGTAACGCATCAAGCTGCCACCGTCGAGCTGGCGGTCGGTGGAGCTGCGGATAAACTCGAGCGATCAGTCGAGAGTACGCTCGGCCGACTCAAGGATCGATAA
- a CDS encoding AsmA family protein, with the protein MKILIGLFVLAVLLIGTLLSLPFLVDLNKYQDQYKPLIEEALNRKVQLQDIRLTVWPRIGATVAGFAVMDDPSFDSGPFASLSSLDVGVKLMPLLSGQVEVEEVTLRNPVITVIKNKNGVLNASTIGRKGVAVPEAPSKAPIPSAEGPLKILALLAVDRVSIDGGKLTYRDQSVAKMTEYVLQDLEVLLRDVRLGQTPNVHVASLVQPFNMPVKLDGTFGPLKDTMDVEAINFQLSVGKTDFAITGEAVDHSATVNVSSPLINTANLPIALPFKKPVEIKNLQISAEVKGQEAKLNTLSFGLFDGQVKGNGKLVAGSDAPPFNGGVTIQGLQLGPALSTVADTPVSVSGAAGANLSVEGRGFSMPDLTKALQGTGHLAVKDGKIQGVNILQEVVSALNVAGISVDDPKATVFSTIETDLAIKQGLIKLQNLLMDSHDFQATGGGTIGFDQQLNLLVNLNLSQEVSQKLSGASPVVKIAMKDGRLSLPLTITGTAQAPSYGVDVKGLTGKVQEQVKKKVEETVGGLLKGTTRPEDLKREGQELLKGLFGR; encoded by the coding sequence ATGAAAATCCTGATAGGCCTGTTCGTCCTCGCGGTCTTGCTGATCGGAACCCTGCTCTCGCTTCCCTTCCTGGTCGACCTGAATAAGTATCAAGACCAATACAAACCGCTCATCGAAGAAGCCCTCAATCGCAAGGTCCAACTACAAGACATTCGTTTGACAGTTTGGCCGAGAATCGGCGCGACTGTGGCAGGCTTCGCGGTAATGGACGATCCATCATTTGACTCAGGTCCCTTCGCATCACTCTCCTCCTTGGATGTGGGCGTGAAACTGATGCCGCTGTTGAGCGGTCAGGTTGAGGTGGAGGAAGTGACTCTCCGTAATCCGGTCATTACGGTGATTAAGAATAAGAACGGTGTTCTGAATGCTTCGACGATCGGCCGTAAGGGTGTCGCGGTTCCCGAGGCTCCCTCGAAAGCGCCAATTCCTTCCGCCGAAGGCCCGCTGAAAATTCTCGCCCTCTTGGCCGTGGATCGAGTGTCAATCGACGGCGGGAAACTGACCTACCGAGATCAATCGGTGGCCAAGATGACCGAATATGTATTACAGGATTTGGAGGTGCTTCTTCGCGATGTTCGTCTTGGGCAGACGCCCAACGTACATGTCGCGTCGCTTGTTCAGCCTTTTAACATGCCAGTCAAACTCGACGGGACCTTCGGTCCACTCAAGGACACGATGGATGTCGAGGCGATCAACTTCCAGCTGTCCGTCGGGAAGACGGACTTTGCCATTACTGGGGAAGCAGTCGACCATAGTGCGACGGTCAACGTCAGCTCGCCGCTCATCAACACCGCGAATCTTCCAATTGCCCTCCCGTTCAAGAAACCGGTCGAGATCAAGAATCTTCAGATTTCGGCAGAAGTCAAAGGGCAGGAGGCCAAGCTCAATACCCTTTCGTTTGGGCTATTTGATGGCCAGGTAAAGGGGAACGGCAAGTTGGTCGCAGGATCCGATGCGCCTCCATTTAACGGCGGCGTGACAATACAAGGACTCCAGCTCGGTCCGGCTCTCAGCACGGTTGCCGACACGCCGGTTTCTGTCAGCGGAGCAGCCGGTGCGAACCTATCGGTGGAGGGGCGTGGCTTCTCGATGCCTGACTTGACCAAAGCGTTGCAGGGAACGGGTCACTTGGCCGTAAAGGATGGGAAGATTCAAGGCGTGAATATACTCCAAGAGGTGGTCTCCGCTCTCAACGTGGCAGGTATTTCGGTCGATGACCCCAAAGCCACGGTTTTCTCCACGATCGAGACGGACCTCGCCATCAAGCAAGGTCTCATCAAGTTGCAAAATCTCTTGATGGACAGTCATGACTTTCAGGCCACGGGCGGCGGCACCATCGGATTCGACCAACAACTGAATTTGCTCGTCAACCTGAATCTCTCGCAGGAGGTGAGCCAAAAGCTCTCCGGTGCGTCACCCGTCGTCAAGATCGCAATGAAAGACGGTCGACTCAGTCTCCCGCTGACCATCACCGGTACCGCACAGGCTCCGTCCTACGGGGTCGATGTCAAAGGCCTGACCGGAAAAGTTCAGGAGCAGGTCAAGAAGAAGGTGGAAGAAACCGTCGGAGGTCTGCTCAAAGGCACGACGAGACCGGAAGATCTCAAACGGGAAGGGCAAGAGTTGCTCAAAGGATTGTTCGGCCGGTAG
- a CDS encoding OmpA family protein, translating to MSRDYGKPSSESSRPHRDASVHEDWTELRTLLLAPEHTQLDELRDRLDNHIIEPGDVSRVLPEAFAIRGEGDQQLSTVLTPYVESGFVTAIRKSPRTIVDAIAPIMGPAIRQAIARALQSMTQSFNHTLDESLSVRGMRWRLEAWRTGKPFAEVVLLHRLRYRVEQVFLIHRETGLLLHHVASDGAVVQDQHVVSGMLTAIQNYVRDSFGAAPDQALDQFQVGEWTVWVEQGAHSYLAGVIRGTPPADLRERFRDVLDHIHAHHADALAHFTGDAAPFKTTQVDLEHCLEAHYERPPKQGALKGWILIGLIVLGVVWWGWMAYQAQSRWSHLLDRLREEPGIVITQARSMWGEYHIEGLRDPLAKSPTALVVEAGFNPATVKMEWAPFYALDASLVVARAQSILRAPESVKFHIEGGLLVATGAASPDWAREARRLAVLVPGISQYQDDGLMTASIPALLDRINRTVIHFPSGSSTVEGAERDALGTVSAILRELDQLVSQSGQRVDLEVLGWTDATGSPARNLQLSQERARAVVAVLSEKRLDRSDTMVIGTVGPQDQRGSTQEIGNRRIATLRATLTAQGQDSQTADP from the coding sequence ATGTCTCGAGATTACGGCAAACCAAGCAGCGAATCCTCCCGCCCCCATAGGGATGCGTCCGTTCATGAAGACTGGACGGAGCTCCGCACCTTACTACTGGCTCCCGAACACACCCAGCTCGACGAACTCCGGGATCGACTGGACAACCATATTATTGAACCTGGTGATGTCAGCAGAGTGCTCCCCGAAGCGTTTGCCATTCGAGGGGAAGGCGACCAACAGTTGTCGACGGTCTTGACCCCCTATGTCGAAAGCGGTTTCGTGACGGCGATTCGGAAATCGCCGAGAACGATTGTGGATGCGATTGCTCCGATCATGGGACCGGCGATCCGACAGGCCATCGCCCGCGCGCTGCAGAGCATGACACAGTCTTTCAATCATACCCTGGACGAGAGTCTATCTGTTCGTGGCATGCGGTGGCGATTGGAAGCCTGGCGGACGGGGAAGCCTTTTGCGGAAGTCGTACTGCTCCATCGGCTCCGGTATCGCGTTGAACAAGTCTTTCTGATCCATCGGGAGACAGGCCTCCTGTTACATCATGTGGCGAGCGATGGGGCCGTCGTGCAGGATCAACACGTCGTGTCGGGCATGTTGACCGCCATTCAAAACTATGTGAGGGATTCGTTCGGTGCCGCTCCAGATCAGGCGCTGGACCAGTTTCAGGTGGGCGAGTGGACAGTGTGGGTCGAACAGGGGGCACACTCCTATTTAGCCGGTGTCATTCGCGGAACACCACCTGCCGACCTACGAGAACGGTTCCGTGACGTGCTCGACCATATTCATGCGCACCATGCCGATGCCTTGGCGCATTTTACCGGGGATGCAGCCCCATTCAAGACGACACAGGTCGACTTAGAGCATTGTTTAGAAGCCCACTATGAGCGGCCACCGAAACAAGGGGCTCTCAAAGGGTGGATTCTGATCGGCCTCATCGTCCTGGGCGTCGTCTGGTGGGGATGGATGGCATATCAGGCGCAAAGTAGATGGTCGCATCTTCTCGATCGGTTACGCGAGGAGCCTGGCATCGTGATCACACAGGCAAGGTCGATGTGGGGTGAGTATCATATTGAGGGATTGCGTGACCCGTTGGCAAAATCTCCCACAGCGCTGGTGGTCGAAGCCGGCTTCAATCCCGCCACCGTGAAAATGGAGTGGGCTCCGTTTTATGCATTAGATGCCTCGCTCGTGGTGGCCAGGGCGCAATCGATCTTGCGGGCACCGGAGAGCGTGAAGTTCCACATCGAGGGTGGCCTCTTGGTTGCCACCGGCGCTGCCTCGCCCGACTGGGCCAGAGAGGCTAGACGGTTGGCGGTGCTCGTTCCTGGAATCTCACAGTACCAAGACGACGGCCTCATGACGGCCTCCATCCCGGCTCTCCTGGACCGAATCAATCGCACAGTGATTCACTTTCCGTCCGGTTCATCGACCGTGGAAGGGGCCGAACGTGATGCACTGGGCACGGTGTCAGCGATTTTACGAGAATTGGATCAGCTGGTGTCGCAGTCGGGCCAACGGGTGGATCTCGAGGTCTTAGGGTGGACCGATGCGACCGGTTCTCCGGCGAGGAATCTTCAACTGAGCCAGGAACGAGCAAGGGCTGTGGTCGCGGTGCTGAGTGAGAAACGGCTCGATAGGTCCGACACCATGGTGATTGGCACCGTTGGGCCGCAGGACCAGCGTGGCTCGACCCAGGAAATCGGTAATCGGCGGATTGCGACTCTGCGGGCTACGCTGACCGCTCAGGGGCAGGACTCCCAGACGGCTGATCCATGA
- a CDS encoding GTP-binding protein, protein MIQKKICMLGGFAVGKTSLVRRFVSNVFSDQYRTTIGVTVEKKCVTVDGRGVMLVLWDLYGEDEFQHVRDSYLRGSSGYIVVMDGTRKDTLETALALQQTAATTVGPVPFVSIINKADVRSEWEIDEHVIEQLRDRNWTVLFGSAKLGQGVDELFLNLATQMVQRSPLPNTHP, encoded by the coding sequence ATGATCCAGAAAAAAATCTGTATGTTGGGCGGATTCGCCGTGGGGAAAACCAGCCTCGTGCGACGGTTTGTGAGTAATGTGTTTTCGGATCAGTATCGGACCACGATTGGCGTCACCGTGGAAAAGAAGTGTGTCACAGTGGACGGCCGAGGAGTCATGTTGGTGTTGTGGGATCTCTATGGAGAAGATGAGTTCCAGCATGTGCGCGACTCGTACCTTCGCGGATCATCAGGGTATATCGTAGTGATGGATGGCACCCGAAAGGACACGTTGGAAACGGCCCTTGCCCTCCAGCAGACCGCGGCGACCACGGTGGGACCGGTCCCATTTGTCTCGATTATTAATAAGGCGGATGTGCGATCCGAGTGGGAAATCGACGAGCATGTGATTGAACAACTCCGAGACCGGAATTGGACCGTTCTCTTTGGAAGCGCCAAGCTTGGGCAAGGTGTCGACGAGCTGTTTCTAAACCTCGCCACCCAGATGGTGCAGAGATCTCCCCTTCCCAACACACACCCATGA